In Blastopirellula sediminis, the following proteins share a genomic window:
- the bioF gene encoding 8-amino-7-oxononanoate synthase: MTRRPLAWLEEELQTLDQLHMRRHLRTHFGPQTAEQTVDGQRFVNFGGNDYLGLAADPRLAAAAIAAIENEGWGSGASPLVTGHGASHAALETSLAELEGTEAALLFSSGFAANVGTITALAGKGDVIFSDAKNHASIIDGVRLCGARPQIYQHLDVDHLEKLIAQASAFRRRYIVTDTLFSMDGDFAPLVELCELAERYDAIVIVDEAHATGVFGQHGRGVCEHLGVEEQVDVRIGTLSKALGGHGGFVVGSQTLIDWLLNRARSYVFSTAAPMAASAAMIAALQIVRDEPERRQLLLERAANLRETLRKQGWQVGGESQIIPILIGEPEPTMQASHRLREQGLFVPGIRPPSVPSGESLLRISLSYAHTPEHLDRLIAALADLRQRLL; encoded by the coding sequence ATGACGCGACGCCCGCTGGCCTGGCTAGAAGAAGAACTGCAGACGCTCGATCAGTTGCACATGCGTCGTCATTTGCGCACCCACTTCGGTCCGCAAACGGCGGAGCAAACGGTCGACGGCCAGCGCTTCGTCAACTTCGGCGGCAACGACTATCTCGGTCTGGCCGCTGATCCAAGGCTCGCCGCCGCCGCAATCGCCGCGATTGAAAACGAAGGCTGGGGTTCCGGCGCTAGTCCGCTGGTCACCGGACATGGCGCATCGCACGCAGCGCTCGAAACTTCGCTGGCCGAACTGGAAGGGACCGAAGCGGCGCTCCTCTTCTCCTCCGGCTTCGCCGCCAACGTCGGCACGATTACGGCGCTCGCCGGTAAGGGAGACGTGATCTTCAGCGACGCGAAGAATCACGCCAGCATTATTGACGGGGTCCGCCTCTGCGGCGCTCGCCCCCAGATCTACCAACACCTCGACGTCGATCATCTCGAAAAGCTGATCGCCCAGGCCTCGGCGTTTCGCCGCCGCTACATCGTTACCGACACTCTTTTCAGCATGGACGGCGATTTCGCCCCGCTGGTCGAACTGTGCGAACTGGCCGAGCGCTACGATGCGATCGTGATCGTCGACGAAGCGCACGCGACCGGCGTCTTCGGCCAACATGGCCGCGGCGTTTGCGAACATCTGGGGGTCGAAGAGCAAGTCGACGTCCGGATCGGCACCCTCAGCAAGGCGCTCGGCGGACATGGGGGCTTTGTCGTCGGCAGCCAAACGCTAATCGACTGGCTCCTGAACCGGGCCCGCAGCTACGTCTTTTCGACCGCCGCGCCGATGGCGGCCTCCGCCGCAATGATCGCCGCACTCCAGATCGTCCGTGATGAACCGGAACGCCGTCAATTGCTTCTGGAGCGAGCCGCCAACCTCCGCGAAACGTTGCGCAAACAAGGATGGCAAGTCGGCGGCGAAAGCCAGATCATTCCGATCCTGATCGGCGAACCGGAGCCGACGATGCAGGCCTCGCATCGTCTGCGTGAGCAAGGACTGTTCGTACCAGGCATTCGTCCTCCCAGCGTTCCGAGCGGCGAATCGCTGTTGCGGATCAGCCTCAGCTATGCGCACACGCCGGAGCATCTCGATCGCCTGATCGCGGCGCTGGCTGATCTGCGTCAACGTCTGCTGTAA
- a CDS encoding NAD-dependent epimerase/dehydratase family protein, with the protein MATYFVTGGSGFVGRHLCQRLAAEGHTLRCAVRKSSATAHLQELGAELIEVDLTAGGDLRSALEGCDGIFHSAGLISPRREEQLLRVNRDGTRFLCEAAAELPTPPPLIYVSSIAAAGPAKSDEPRRPADFPKPVSRYGESKRAGERQLEMVADRVPTTIVRPGIIFGEANRDMFPMFRSIRRFGVHAMPRADLRLSLIYVGDLIELLIQALAHGRRITHREDPQSKFDGVGYYFAADAEQPTYQALGEMVAEAVDVPRLRAITMPSPLVWTTATASELFGKAIGRPNILTRDKIREAIAGDWTCDISTAVDELGFQPAQSLQTGLCQTAQWYRAEGWL; encoded by the coding sequence ATGGCGACCTATTTCGTAACCGGCGGCAGCGGCTTTGTCGGCCGACATCTCTGCCAGCGTTTGGCGGCCGAAGGGCACACGCTCCGCTGCGCCGTGCGCAAGAGTTCGGCCACCGCACATCTGCAAGAGCTGGGCGCCGAACTGATCGAAGTCGATCTGACCGCAGGGGGCGACTTGCGCTCCGCACTGGAAGGCTGCGACGGCATTTTCCATTCCGCCGGCTTGATCTCTCCAAGGCGGGAGGAACAGCTCCTGCGCGTCAATCGAGATGGAACCCGTTTCCTCTGCGAAGCGGCGGCCGAACTGCCGACGCCTCCTCCGCTGATCTACGTTTCGAGCATCGCCGCGGCCGGTCCCGCGAAATCAGACGAGCCGCGGCGTCCCGCCGATTTTCCCAAACCAGTCTCCCGCTACGGCGAGAGCAAACGGGCCGGCGAGCGGCAATTGGAAATGGTCGCCGATCGCGTGCCGACGACGATCGTTCGCCCCGGCATCATCTTTGGCGAAGCGAATCGCGATATGTTCCCCATGTTTCGGTCGATTCGCCGCTTTGGCGTGCACGCGATGCCGCGAGCCGATCTCCGCCTCTCGTTGATCTATGTCGGCGACCTGATCGAACTGCTGATCCAGGCGCTCGCGCACGGCCGGCGAATCACTCATCGCGAAGATCCGCAGTCGAAGTTCGACGGCGTCGGGTATTACTTTGCCGCTGACGCAGAGCAGCCGACCTATCAAGCGCTAGGGGAGATGGTCGCCGAAGCGGTCGACGTCCCCCGTCTGCGCGCGATTACGATGCCCAGTCCGCTCGTCTGGACGACTGCAACCGCTTCGGAACTATTCGGCAAAGCGATTGGCCGCCCCAATATTCTCACCCGCGATAAGATTCGCGAAGCGATCGCCGGCGACTGGACCTGCGACATTTCTACCGCCGTCGATGAGCTGGGCTTTCAGCCGGCGCAGTCGCTGCAGACAGGCCTGTGCCAAACGGCCCAGTGGTATCGCGCCGAAGGCTGGCTGTAG
- a CDS encoding transaldolase family protein: protein MASPLESLIASGTKLWLDSIDPDLVRSNFALGATGATSNPVIVSDLIKTGRFDDKIAELIEQGLSDNDVAWTLTNQLVSDAQSVFLPVWEEAEGNNGYVSFEVDPLLEDPEVDMPHDERVAKYIELGKHWAQGQKNRMIKVPATPAGLDAVEELCAAGVTLNVTLIFTERQYEAARDAVWRGAQRRANLDGFKSVYSIFVSRVDVYTEEHLPQLTAAAQGQLGIVNAKRIWQMNQKFWSDKPVKQQQEMIFASTGTKKPEDPPWKYVAAFAGSDIETNPPGTNDKVQASGVTITRQVDEMPSDAVLADLDKHVDYQHLEKTLMEEGIAKFANPQKGLLKLIAEKRAEITVG, encoded by the coding sequence GTGGCCTCACCGCTCGAATCGCTGATCGCTTCCGGCACGAAACTGTGGCTCGACTCGATCGATCCTGACCTGGTTCGCAGTAACTTCGCTCTCGGCGCGACCGGGGCGACCTCGAACCCTGTGATCGTCTCGGACCTGATCAAGACGGGCCGTTTCGACGACAAGATCGCCGAGCTGATCGAACAAGGGCTCTCCGACAACGACGTCGCCTGGACGTTGACCAACCAACTCGTTTCCGACGCCCAAAGCGTCTTTCTGCCGGTCTGGGAAGAAGCGGAAGGGAACAACGGCTACGTCAGCTTCGAGGTCGATCCGCTGCTGGAAGACCCGGAAGTCGACATGCCGCACGACGAGCGGGTCGCCAAGTACATCGAACTGGGCAAGCATTGGGCCCAAGGTCAGAAGAACCGGATGATCAAGGTTCCGGCGACTCCGGCCGGTCTCGACGCGGTGGAAGAGTTGTGCGCCGCCGGCGTCACGCTGAACGTCACGCTGATCTTTACCGAACGCCAATACGAAGCGGCTCGCGACGCCGTCTGGCGCGGTGCGCAACGTCGGGCGAATCTCGACGGGTTCAAGAGCGTCTACTCGATTTTCGTCTCGCGGGTCGACGTCTATACCGAAGAGCACCTTCCGCAGTTGACCGCCGCCGCCCAGGGACAACTGGGGATCGTCAACGCCAAGCGGATCTGGCAGATGAACCAGAAGTTCTGGAGCGACAAGCCGGTGAAGCAGCAGCAAGAGATGATCTTCGCGTCGACCGGCACCAAAAAGCCGGAAGATCCGCCGTGGAAGTACGTCGCCGCGTTCGCTGGCAGCGACATCGAAACGAACCCGCCGGGGACCAACGACAAGGTCCAGGCCAGCGGCGTCACGATTACTCGCCAGGTCGACGAAATGCCGAGCGATGCGGTGCTCGCCGATCTCGACAAACACGTCGACTACCAGCATCTCGAAAAGACGCTGATGGAAGAAGGGATCGCGAAATTCGCCAACCCGCAAAAGGGACTACTGAAACTGATCGCCGAAAAGCGAGCCGAGATCACTGTCGGTTAG
- a CDS encoding DUF1559 family PulG-like putative transporter has translation MKVNDQRPSPSGFTLVELLVVIAIIGILIALLLPAVQQAREAARRMQCTNNLKQVGIALHNYHDALGSFPSGYVSYDKYGSISSLPSGDYDATTWDASPGWGWGKLLLPFAEQGNVADALDNRRKVWDAAHQAAAQTKLEMFLCPSAAGPTDPLLVVDASNSPLNKGNGSIYLGRSNYVASHGQEECWGDASGPSGGYGGDAGKIADGPFYRNSHTRFRDVVDGLSNSVFCGEHTSRLSDKTWVGVVPGAMVHPRINSPDNAVESAATLVLVHSGPAIGEQDALGNPIIHPPNFPTLHVGQMQSEHPGGANVLLGDGSVRFISEVVNRQRFAAMTSIAEGEVVSHD, from the coding sequence ATGAAAGTCAATGACCAACGCCCCTCGCCATCCGGCTTTACGCTGGTCGAACTTCTGGTCGTTATCGCGATCATTGGAATCCTGATCGCGTTGCTCTTGCCGGCGGTGCAGCAAGCCCGGGAAGCGGCCCGGCGGATGCAATGCACCAACAACCTGAAGCAGGTCGGGATCGCGCTGCACAACTACCACGACGCCCTCGGTTCGTTTCCGTCCGGGTACGTCTCGTACGACAAATACGGCTCCATCAGCAGCTTGCCCTCTGGGGACTACGACGCGACCACTTGGGACGCGTCGCCTGGATGGGGTTGGGGCAAACTGCTGTTGCCGTTTGCTGAACAAGGCAACGTCGCCGACGCCCTCGACAATCGCCGCAAGGTGTGGGACGCGGCGCATCAAGCCGCCGCGCAGACGAAGCTGGAGATGTTCCTCTGCCCGTCGGCGGCCGGCCCGACCGACCCACTGCTGGTCGTCGACGCGTCAAATAGCCCGCTCAACAAAGGAAACGGCTCGATCTATCTCGGCCGGTCGAACTATGTCGCTAGCCACGGACAGGAAGAATGCTGGGGAGACGCCAGCGGCCCGAGCGGCGGCTATGGCGGCGACGCCGGCAAAATCGCCGACGGCCCCTTCTATCGCAATTCGCACACCCGGTTTCGCGACGTGGTCGACGGCCTTTCCAACAGCGTCTTCTGCGGCGAGCATACGTCGCGGCTGAGCGACAAGACCTGGGTCGGCGTCGTCCCAGGCGCCATGGTTCATCCGCGGATCAACTCCCCCGACAATGCGGTTGAATCGGCCGCGACGCTCGTCTTGGTTCATAGCGGTCCGGCGATCGGCGAACAGGACGCCCTCGGCAACCCGATCATCCACCCGCCGAACTTCCCCACGCTCCACGTCGGCCAGATGCAATCGGAACATCCCGGCGGCGCCAACGTGCTGCTCGGGGACGGCTCGGTCCGCTTCATCTCGGAAGTGGTCAATCGCCAACGATTCGCCGCGATGACCAGCATCGCCGAAGGAGAGGTCGTCAGCCATGACTAA